One genomic region from Haloterrigena gelatinilytica encodes:
- the rdfA gene encoding rod-determining factor RdfA — MTDRSSSTDSEAVCTCKLGRVATQYELAGLNDDLVAYWTGDGDDQRSTRELATYVNHRVLEAALEEADIPPKEGEVENTYRLLTDDDVSSGTRVQTRNELQRDGVPIDRVESDFVSHQTVYNHLTDCLGAKLETPSDEERLERSSEKLGALQNRTAAVTADTVAQLERNEVVAIGDFDVTVSVTVTCEDCLQEYTIRELLENRACDCHASDADGA; from the coding sequence GTGACCGATCGTTCCAGTTCGACTGATTCGGAGGCGGTGTGTACGTGCAAGCTCGGGCGGGTCGCGACGCAGTACGAGCTCGCGGGTCTCAACGACGACCTGGTCGCCTACTGGACTGGGGACGGAGACGACCAGCGCAGCACGCGCGAGCTCGCGACGTACGTCAATCACCGCGTGCTCGAGGCGGCGCTCGAGGAGGCGGACATCCCGCCCAAAGAGGGAGAGGTCGAGAACACCTATCGACTGTTGACCGACGACGACGTCAGTAGCGGGACCCGGGTTCAGACCCGAAACGAGCTCCAGCGGGACGGCGTTCCGATCGACCGAGTCGAGTCGGATTTCGTCTCCCACCAGACGGTCTACAACCACCTTACCGACTGTCTCGGTGCGAAACTCGAGACGCCGAGCGATGAAGAACGGCTGGAGAGAAGCAGCGAAAAGCTCGGTGCGTTACAGAATCGGACTGCGGCCGTTACGGCGGACACCGTCGCCCAACTCGAGCGCAACGAGGTCGTCGCCATCGGCGACTTCGACGTCACCGTCTCGGTTACGGTGACCTGTGAGGACTGCCTGCAGGAGTACACCATCAGGGAACTCCTCGAGAACCGGGCGTGTGATTGTCACGCGTCGGACGCGGACGGCGCATAA
- a CDS encoding amino acid-binding protein: protein MGDEPTPPGDLGTEADGGVRTYTVRLELVDEPGELLAALAPIAENGGNLMSIHHERGNITPRGHIPVEVDLGCPPDRFDDIVAALRETGVNVIQAGAERYGEEISVVLVGHLIETDLSDTLLAIENETSAAVLDLSLSAPQGTGDISSARVRLAIDSGRSEAVFETIRSVSEEKDLTVVEPLLGGDA from the coding sequence ATGGGTGACGAACCGACGCCACCGGGCGACCTCGGCACCGAGGCCGACGGCGGCGTTCGTACCTACACCGTCCGCCTCGAGCTGGTCGACGAGCCCGGCGAGTTACTCGCTGCGCTGGCACCGATCGCCGAAAACGGCGGCAATCTCATGAGTATCCACCACGAGCGCGGCAACATCACGCCGCGGGGACACATTCCCGTCGAGGTCGACCTCGGCTGTCCGCCGGATCGGTTCGACGATATCGTCGCCGCACTCCGGGAAACCGGCGTCAACGTCATTCAGGCCGGCGCCGAACGCTACGGCGAGGAGATCAGCGTCGTGCTGGTCGGTCACCTCATCGAGACGGACCTCTCCGATACCCTGCTGGCGATCGAGAACGAGACGAGCGCCGCGGTCCTCGACCTGTCGCTGTCCGCACCGCAGGGAACCGGCGATATCTCGAGCGCCCGAGTGCGACTCGCGATCGACTCCGGGCGGTCCGAGGCGGTCTTCGAGACCATCCGATCGGTCAGCGAGGAGAAGGATCTCACCGTCGTCGAACCGCTGCTCGGAGGTGACGCCTGA
- a CDS encoding homoserine dehydrogenase — translation MRLAILGAGDVGRSVADLAGEYGHEVVALADSTNAVIDDDGIDVEGALQRKRSGEPVGVDDPDDVFEGEYDVLVEATPTTLGDAEPGFSHVERALEADRHVVLANKGPVAERYEEVRALEADSEGSVRFEATVGGAIPALSTVEDCMPENVTAVRGVLNGTANFILTRMAAEGLDYEHVLAEAQDLGVAEADPTFDVDGTDAALKFVILANVLSDGGFALEDAEVEGIQNIPGSALNLAAEDGRTIRLIGEATREGVRVGPRLVPENGPLAVTGTRNIIQIETRNAGSLHSSGRGAGGPETATAVLSDVNRLADH, via the coding sequence ATGCGACTCGCGATTCTCGGTGCGGGCGACGTCGGGCGATCGGTCGCCGACCTCGCCGGCGAGTACGGTCACGAGGTCGTCGCCCTCGCCGACTCGACGAACGCCGTCATCGACGACGACGGTATCGACGTCGAGGGCGCCCTCCAGCGCAAACGCAGCGGCGAACCCGTCGGCGTCGACGACCCCGACGACGTCTTCGAGGGCGAGTACGACGTCCTCGTGGAGGCGACGCCGACGACGCTCGGCGACGCCGAACCCGGATTCTCCCACGTCGAACGCGCCCTCGAGGCCGACCGCCACGTCGTGTTGGCCAACAAGGGGCCCGTCGCCGAACGGTACGAGGAGGTGCGGGCTCTCGAGGCCGACAGCGAAGGGTCGGTGCGATTCGAGGCGACCGTCGGCGGCGCGATTCCCGCGCTTTCGACGGTCGAAGACTGCATGCCGGAGAACGTCACGGCGGTCCGCGGCGTGCTCAACGGCACCGCGAACTTCATCCTGACGCGGATGGCCGCCGAGGGCCTGGACTACGAGCACGTCCTCGCGGAAGCCCAGGATCTGGGCGTCGCCGAGGCCGATCCCACCTTCGACGTCGACGGCACCGACGCCGCACTCAAATTCGTCATCCTCGCGAACGTCCTTTCCGACGGCGGCTTCGCTCTCGAGGACGCGGAGGTCGAGGGAATCCAGAACATTCCGGGTAGCGCGCTGAATCTGGCCGCCGAAGACGGCCGAACGATTCGACTGATCGGCGAAGCCACCCGCGAGGGCGTCCGCGTCGGGCCGCGACTCGTTCCCGAGAACGGTCCCCTCGCCGTTACCGGCACCCGGAACATCATTCAGATCGAAACCCGCAACGCCGGTTCCTTACACTCCAG